One region of Qipengyuania gaetbuli genomic DNA includes:
- a CDS encoding MFS transporter yields MPFVTGPLPQRLKLIHGFGSVAFGVKDSGFSFFLLLYYNQVLGMDAGMVSLALVLALLVDAVVDPVLGALSDRTYTRWGRRLPWLYAAPIPLAIVWVMLWSPPTGEAPSWWGLFGIAVVVRILLSACEVPSVSLVPEITSDYDDRTTLFRYRFLSGWTGGLLMMVMAYYVFMPTPEALLQRDGYMIYGIFGAALIVISVVGSAWGQHQLVAHLPEVKPTPLTFRGIFGEIIEAFSERAFLIWGLGALAAYVSQGMTFSISNYVNLFVWQFNGLALKLYPIVLFFSVIVMFFVVGPLHRRYGKPKSAAWSAIAAMVVGLTPYALFLAGAWPQPGGTASTALFYLFLFFANMLGVVTMISATSMIAEIVEAFEERQGRRAEGAFYAGNWFVQKCATGVGIFLTGQIVAAAGLASDAKQGSVPAPVLEHIILYYGGAAVVLALFSAYWLGRFPIGREEHEARVRALDLAARGDIDGGTMVP; encoded by the coding sequence ATGCCATTCGTTACCGGCCCCCTGCCCCAGCGGCTCAAGCTGATCCACGGCTTCGGATCGGTCGCCTTCGGGGTGAAGGATTCGGGCTTCAGCTTCTTCCTGCTGCTCTATTACAACCAGGTCCTGGGCATGGATGCCGGCATGGTCAGCCTTGCGCTGGTGCTGGCGCTGCTGGTCGATGCTGTGGTCGACCCGGTGCTCGGCGCGCTGTCGGACCGGACCTACACCCGCTGGGGCCGCCGCCTGCCGTGGCTCTATGCCGCGCCGATCCCGCTGGCGATCGTCTGGGTCATGCTGTGGTCCCCGCCGACGGGCGAGGCGCCGAGCTGGTGGGGCCTATTCGGCATCGCCGTGGTGGTGCGCATCCTCCTGTCGGCATGCGAGGTGCCGTCGGTCAGCCTCGTCCCCGAAATAACCTCCGACTACGACGACCGCACGACGCTGTTCCGCTACCGCTTCCTATCGGGCTGGACCGGCGGCCTGCTGATGATGGTCATGGCCTATTACGTCTTCATGCCGACACCCGAAGCGCTGCTGCAGCGTGACGGCTACATGATCTACGGCATATTCGGCGCGGCACTGATCGTCATTTCCGTCGTCGGATCGGCCTGGGGACAGCACCAACTCGTCGCCCACCTGCCCGAGGTCAAACCCACTCCGCTCACCTTCCGCGGCATTTTCGGCGAGATCATCGAGGCGTTTTCCGAACGCGCCTTCCTCATCTGGGGTCTCGGCGCGCTGGCGGCCTATGTCAGCCAGGGGATGACCTTCTCGATCTCAAACTACGTCAACCTGTTCGTGTGGCAGTTCAACGGGCTGGCGCTGAAGCTCTACCCGATCGTGCTGTTCTTCTCGGTCATCGTCATGTTCTTCGTCGTCGGGCCGCTGCACCGCCGTTACGGCAAGCCGAAGAGCGCCGCGTGGAGCGCGATTGCCGCCATGGTCGTGGGCCTTACGCCCTACGCCCTGTTCCTTGCCGGTGCCTGGCCGCAGCCGGGCGGCACTGCATCGACCGCCCTGTTCTATCTCTTCCTCTTCTTCGCCAACATGCTGGGCGTTGTCACCATGATCTCGGCCACCTCGATGATCGCCGAGATCGTCGAAGCGTTCGAGGAACGGCAGGGCCGCCGGGCCGAAGGCGCATTCTATGCGGGTAACTGGTTCGTCCAGAAATGCGCCACCGGCGTCGGCATTTTCCTGACCGGCCAGATCGTCGCTGCAGCGGGCCTCGCATCGGATGCGAAGCAGGGCAGCGTGCCGGCCCCGGTGCTGGAGCACATCATCCTGTATTACGGCGGGGCGGCCGTCGTGCTCGCCCTGTTCTCGGCCTACTGGCTCGGCCGCTTCCCGATCGGGCGCGAGGAACACGAGGCGCGCGTGCGCGCGCTCGACCTTGCCGCACGCGGCGATATCGACGGCGGCACCATGGTACCCTGA
- a CDS encoding SDR family NAD(P)-dependent oxidoreductase: protein MADTNRFSGRTVIITGAASGIGAEATRLFASEGATVFASDIDDEGGRALEAATDGDVRYRHCDVCDPASIKALMDGAAAETGGIDVVFNNAGAGGARAAIDEIEPDEWDLTFHLLLRSVAFGIRYAVPHMKGRKGASIVNVSSVAAVGPGYSPTAYAVAKAGVLHLTKCAATDLAQHGIRVNAVQPGFINTNIFTATLGIEGDLRRQANAAIAQMSSNAQPVARGGQPRDIAEAVAFMASDAAGFMTGASMIVDGGITLGPRHSWDPEEPGLFAALEAMAEQAQANA from the coding sequence ATGGCCGACACCAACCGATTCTCGGGCCGGACCGTCATCATTACCGGTGCCGCATCGGGCATAGGCGCCGAAGCGACGCGCCTTTTCGCGAGCGAGGGCGCAACCGTTTTCGCCAGCGATATCGACGATGAAGGCGGACGCGCCCTGGAGGCCGCGACCGACGGCGATGTACGCTACCGGCACTGTGACGTGTGCGACCCTGCATCGATCAAGGCGCTGATGGACGGCGCCGCGGCAGAGACTGGCGGCATTGATGTCGTGTTCAACAATGCCGGCGCGGGCGGCGCGCGTGCAGCGATCGACGAGATCGAGCCCGACGAGTGGGACTTGACCTTCCACCTCCTCCTGCGCTCGGTCGCCTTCGGCATCCGCTATGCCGTCCCGCACATGAAGGGCCGCAAGGGCGCCAGCATCGTCAACGTGTCCAGCGTGGCGGCCGTAGGCCCGGGCTATTCGCCGACTGCCTATGCCGTCGCCAAGGCAGGCGTGCTGCACCTCACCAAGTGCGCGGCCACAGATCTTGCGCAGCACGGCATCCGCGTGAACGCGGTGCAGCCCGGCTTCATCAACACCAACATCTTCACGGCAACGCTGGGGATCGAGGGCGATTTGCGCCGACAGGCCAATGCGGCGATCGCGCAGATGTCGTCCAACGCCCAGCCGGTCGCGCGCGGCGGCCAGCCCCGCGATATCGCCGAGGCGGTCGCCTTCATGGCGAGCGATGCGGCCGGCTTCATGACCGGCGCATCGATGATCGTCGATGGGGGCATCACGCTGGGCCCGCGGCATAGCTGGGATCCCGAAGAGCCCGGCCTCTTCGCTGCACTCGAGGCGATGGCGGAACAGGCGCAAGCAAACGCCTGA
- a CDS encoding acyl-CoA dehydrogenase family protein: MDFEPTERQTYWRDRVRNFIEANVRPAVATYKAQDAEGERWKVIQVVEDLKAKAKAEGIWNLFMPPRNDSHHHVDDTFEFEGPGLTNLEYALCAEEMGRIGFASEVFNCSAPDTGNMEVFHRYGTREQKEQWLTPLMNGEIRSAFLMTEPFTASSDATNIECRIERDGDEYVINGRKWWSSGVGDPRCKVAIVMGKTDFSAGRHAAQSMILMPMDAPGVTILRHLPVFGYDDAPHGHMEVELKDVRVPVTNMLLGEGRGFEIAQGRLGPGRIHHCMRTIGVAEEALHKMCQRLQEREAFGKPIYKHSVWEERVARARIDIDMTRLLCLKAADMMDKVGNKAAKQEIAMIKVQAPNMALKIIDDAIQAHGGGGVSDDYGLANAYAHQRTLRLADGPDEVHARSIARMEFAKHLPKAGPTANALRDGKAPSMGNDNLSSGDMGVAR; encoded by the coding sequence ATGGATTTCGAACCCACCGAGAGGCAAACCTACTGGCGCGACCGGGTTAGGAACTTCATCGAGGCCAATGTCCGCCCCGCCGTCGCGACCTACAAGGCGCAGGATGCCGAGGGCGAGCGCTGGAAGGTCATCCAGGTGGTCGAGGACCTCAAGGCCAAGGCCAAGGCCGAAGGCATCTGGAACCTGTTCATGCCGCCGCGCAACGACAGCCACCACCACGTGGACGACACGTTCGAATTCGAAGGCCCGGGCCTCACCAACCTCGAATATGCGCTCTGCGCCGAGGAAATGGGACGCATCGGTTTCGCCTCCGAAGTGTTCAACTGCTCCGCCCCCGACACGGGCAACATGGAAGTGTTCCACCGCTACGGCACGCGCGAGCAGAAGGAGCAGTGGCTCACCCCGCTGATGAACGGCGAAATCCGTTCGGCCTTCCTCATGACCGAACCCTTCACCGCTTCGTCCGATGCGACCAACATCGAATGCCGGATCGAGCGTGACGGCGACGAATATGTCATCAACGGCCGCAAGTGGTGGTCTTCGGGCGTGGGCGATCCGCGCTGCAAGGTCGCCATCGTCATGGGCAAGACCGATTTCTCGGCCGGCCGCCATGCCGCCCAGTCGATGATCCTCATGCCGATGGACGCGCCGGGCGTGACCATTCTGCGCCACCTGCCCGTGTTCGGCTATGACGATGCGCCGCACGGCCACATGGAAGTGGAACTCAAGGACGTGCGCGTCCCTGTCACCAACATGCTGCTGGGCGAAGGCCGCGGCTTCGAGATCGCGCAGGGCCGCCTCGGGCCGGGCCGTATCCACCACTGCATGCGAACCATCGGCGTCGCCGAGGAAGCGCTCCACAAGATGTGCCAGCGCCTCCAGGAGCGCGAGGCCTTCGGCAAGCCGATCTACAAGCACTCGGTCTGGGAAGAGCGCGTCGCGCGTGCCCGCATCGACATCGACATGACCCGCCTGCTCTGCCTCAAGGCGGCCGACATGATGGACAAGGTCGGCAACAAGGCGGCCAAGCAGGAAATCGCCATGATCAAGGTGCAGGCGCCCAACATGGCCCTGAAGATCATCGACGATGCCATCCAGGCCCATGGCGGCGGCGGCGTGTCGGACGATTACGGCCTTGCCAATGCCTATGCCCACCAGCGCACGCTGCGCCTGGCCGACGGTCCGGACGAAGTCCACGCCCGCTCGATCGCGCGCATGGAATTCGCCAAGCACCTGCCCAAGGCGGGCCCCACCGCCAACGCCCTGCGCGACGGCAAGGCTCCGTCGATGGGCAATGACAACCTCAGCTCGGGCGACATGGGAGTGGCGCGCTGA